The Methyloceanibacter sp. wino2 nucleotide sequence CGCCGCCGAAATCGGCGTGGCCCGGTGTGTCGACCACGTTGATGCGGGTGTCGTCCCAGACGATGGAGGTGGCCTTCGCCAGGATGGTGATCCCGCGTTCCTTCTCCAGATCGTTGGAGTCCATGGCGCGTTCGTCGACGCGCTGATTGTTGCGCACGGCGCCCGACTGCTGGAGGAGGCGGTCGACGAGGGTGGTCTTGCCATGGTCGACATGCGCGATGATGGCGATGTTGCGTAGCTTCATGTTTGGATAGGTCTTTCGGCCAGGCGCGGGCGGATGCGCCAGCGGGCTGTTATTGCGGCGCAATATAGGGATTTTGCCGTCAACCGCAATGGCGCGCGGGCGCGCCGGTCACAGGTGCGTCGCGGCGGCGCGATATCCGTTGCGCGCGCGGGCGCCGATACCGCACACTCGCCCGCCCGTTGGGTCGGTTCCCGGCGTGGTTGTTGTGATCAAGCACAGAAGGTTCACCGATGTCCGAGACCCCGGAGCCGCCCTATGGGCCGACGCCACAGGCTCTTGCCGGCAAGGAGTTGCCGTCGTTCCGATACGCGCTGGGCGAGGCGCGCGCGAAGCAGTTCGCGGGCGGCACCGCGAAGGAAGCCAATGTCAGTCAGTTTCCGGTCTCCGAGGCGCTTGCCGGCGTCTACATGACCTTGGAGCCCGGCGCGGTGCGTGAGCTGCACTGGCACGCCAATGCCGCCGAGTGGGCCTACATGATCGAGGGCCATGCGCGGGTCACCACCATCGATCCGGAGAACCAGGCCGAGGTCGTCGATTTCGGACCCGGCGACGTCTGGTACTTCCCGCGCGGTCATGGTCATTCGATCCAGGGGCTCGCCGACGGCTGCACCTTCATCCTCGTATTCGACAACGGCTACTTCTCGGAATTCGGCACCTTCTCGATCACAGACTGGCTGGGGCACACGCCGCACGACGTGCTGGCCAAGAATTTCGGTCTACCGGAATCGGCCTTCGCGAACTTCCCCGATCACGAAGTCTATATCGCCAAGGGCCCCGTGCCGCCGCCGCTGGACGAGTTCCCGGCGCCGGGCACGCTCAACGCGCCCCCGCTGACCCACCGCTATCGCCTTCTCGCCCAGGCGCCGGAGCCGTTTCCGGGCGGCGAGATGCGGATCGCCTCGGAGATCGAGTTCCCGATTTCGACGACGATGACCGGTGCGCTGCTGACCATTGCGCCGGGCGGCATGCGCGAGCTGCATTGGCATCCGAACGCGGTCGAGTGGCAGTACTATCTGACCGGCACGGGACGCATGACGGTGTTC carries:
- a CDS encoding cupin domain-containing protein — protein: MSETPEPPYGPTPQALAGKELPSFRYALGEARAKQFAGGTAKEANVSQFPVSEALAGVYMTLEPGAVRELHWHANAAEWAYMIEGHARVTTIDPENQAEVVDFGPGDVWYFPRGHGHSIQGLADGCTFILVFDNGYFSEFGTFSITDWLGHTPHDVLAKNFGLPESAFANFPDHEVYIAKGPVPPPLDEFPAPGTLNAPPLTHRYRLLAQAPEPFPGGEMRIASEIEFPISTTMTGALLTIAPGGMRELHWHPNAVEWQYYLTGTGRMTVFGSAGRARTDEFAAGDVGYVPQGFGHYIENTGDEDLELLVVLNNGTYESISITAWMAGTPDLLLSTNFGVKESVFERMPGDAVIMPEEES